Proteins co-encoded in one Callospermophilus lateralis isolate mCalLat2 chromosome 2, mCalLat2.hap1, whole genome shotgun sequence genomic window:
- the Mmp8 gene encoding neutrophil collagenase — translation MLSLKTFPFLFLLHMQLTKAFPVPSEHSEEKNAKIVQNYLEKFYQLPSNQYRSIKKSSPSMIVEKLKEMQRFFGLNVTGKPDAETLEMMEKPRCGVPDSGDYMLTPGRPWKHTDLTYRIINYTPQLSEAEVETAFEKAFKVWSAASPLTFTRVSQGEADINIAFAQREHGDNSPFDGPNGILAHAFQPGQGIGGDAHFDAEETWTQTSRNYNLFLVAAHEFGHSLGLSHSSDPGALMYPNYAFREPSTYSLPQDDINGIQAIYGPSNNPIQPTGETTPTACDPRLTFDAATTLRGEILFFKDKYFWRRHPQLRLVELNFISLFWPSLPNGIQAAYEDFDRDLVFLFKGNQYWALSGYDILRGYPRSMTSFGFPSTVQAIDAAVSYRRKTYFFVNDQFWRYDNERQSMEPGYPKSISSTFPGIESRIDAVFQQDRFFLFFSGPRYYAFDLIAHRVTRVARSNLWLNCRYS, via the exons ATGCTCAGTCTGAAGACATTTCCATTTCTGTTCTTACTCCATATGCAGCTCACCAAGGCCTTTCCTGTACCTTCTGAACACTCAGaagagaaaaatgcaaaaattgtTCAG AATTACCTAGAAAAGTTCTACCAGCTACCAAGCAACCAATATCGGTCTATAAAGAAGAGCAGCCCTAGCATGATTGTTGAAAAGCTCAAGGAAATGCAGCGATTTTTTGGGTTGAATGTGACGGGGAAGCCAGATGCAGAAACTCTGGAGATGATGGAAAAGCCTCGCTGTGGAGTGCCTGATAGTGGTGACTACATGTTGACCCCTGGAAGGCCCTGGAAACACACTGACCTGACTTACAG GATTATAAACTACACCCCACAGTTGTCAGAGGCTGAAGTGGAAACCGCATTTGAGAAAGCCTTTAAAGTCTGGAGCGCTGCATCACCTCTGACCTTCACCAGGGTATCACAGGGAGAAGCAGACATCAATATTGCTTTTGCCCAGAGAG AGCATGGTGACAACTCTCCATTTGATGGACCCAATGGAATCCTTGCTCATGCCTTTCAGCCTGGCCAAGGTATTGGAGGAGATGCTCATTTTGATGCAGAAGAAACATGGACACAAACTTCTAGAA ATTACAACTTGTTTCTGGTTGCTGCACATGAGTTTGGCCATTCCTTGGGACTCTCCCATTCCTCTGACCCTGGTGCCTTGATGTATCCCAACTACGCTTTCAGAGAGCCCAGCACCTACTCACTCCCTCAAGATGACATCAATGGCATTCAGGCCATCTACG GGCCTTCAAATAACCCTATCCAACCTACTGGGGAAACCACACCCACAGCCTGTGATCCCCGATTGACCTTTGACGCTGCCACCACGCTCCGTGGAGAAATACTCTTCTTTAAAGACAA GTACTTCTGGAGACGGCATCCTCAGCTCCGACTCGTTGAACTCAATTTTATTTCTCTATTCTGGCCATCCCTGCCAAATGGTATTCAGGCTGCTTATGAGGATTTTGATCGAGACCTGGTTTTCCTATTCAAAG GCAACCAATACTGGGCTCTGAGTGGCTATGACATTCTGCGAGGTTATCCCAGGAGCATGACCAGCTTCGGCTTCCCAAGCACTGTGCAAGCAATAGACGCAGCGGTTTCTTACAGAAGGAAGACATACTTCTTTGTAAATGACCAATTCTGGAG ataTGATAATGAAAGACAATCCATGGAACCAGGTtatcccaaaagcatatcaagtACTTTTCCAGGAATAGAAAGTAGAATTGATGCAGTTTTCCAGCAGGATC GCTTCTTCCTTTTCTTCAGCGGACCAAGATATTATGCATTTGATCTTATTGCTCACAGAGTTACTAGAGTTGCAAGAAGCAATTTGTGGCTTAACTGTAGATACAGTTGA
- the Mmp27 gene encoding matrix metalloproteinase-27 encodes MKSLLPLSLLFITFSSAFPADREAENEENMHLAQAYLNQFYSLEIEGSHLVQSKNRSLLDGKIREMQAFFGLTVTGKLDSRTLEIMKTPRCGVPDVGQYGYTLPGWRNHNLTYRIMNYTPDMEKVDVDEAIQKALEVWSKVTPLTFTRISKGIADIMIAFRRRVHGRCPRYFDGPLGVLGHAFPPGLGLGGDTHFDEDENWTTKDTSGFNLFLVAAHEFGHSLGLSHSNDQTALMFPNYVSMDPSKYPLSQDDINGIQSIYGGLPKAPAKPRRPMVPHACDPGLTFDAITTFRREVMFFKGRHLWRIYYDIDNVEFELIASFWPSLPADLQAAYENPKDKILVFKDKNFWAIRGYAVLPDYPKSIHTLGFPRHVKKIDAAVCDQSTKKTYFFVGIWCWRYDEMTQTMDRGYPQRVVKHFPGVGLRIGAAFQRNGFFYFFRGSKQFEYDIKAKNITRIMRPNTWFKCKEPLDSSFDISIKEQAHSGGVKISYDKRLSLLIFIIFHLLRKIYNY; translated from the exons ATGAAGAGCCTTCTGCCTCTGAGTttgctttttataacattttcctCTGCATTTCCTGCAGATCGAGAGgctgaaaatgaggaaaacatgCACCTGGCTCAG GCATATCTCAACCAGTTCTACTCTCTTGAAATAGAAGGGAGTCATCTTGTTCAAAGCAAGAACAGGAGTCTCCTAGATGGCAAAATTCGTGAAATGCAAGCTTTTTTTGGATTGACGGTGACTGGAAAGCTGGACTCACGCACTCTTGAGATCATGAAGACACCCAGGTGTGGGGTGCCCGATGTGGGTCAGTATGGCTACACTCTCCCGGGATGGAGAAACCACAACCTCACATACAG AATAATGAACTACACTCCAGATATGGAAAAAGTTGATGTGGATGAGGCCATCCAAAAAGCTTTAGAGGTGTGGAGCAAGGTTACTCCGCTAACATTCACCAGGATATCCAAGGGGATTGCAGACATCATGATCGCCTTTAGAAGAAGAg TGCATGGTCGGTGTCCTCGCTATTTTGATGGCCCCTTGGGAGTTCTTGGCCATGCCTTTCCACCTGGCCTGGGTCTGGGTGGCGACACTCACTTTGACGAGGATGAAAACTGGACAACCAAGGACACATCAG gGTTCAACTTGTTTCTCGTGGCTGCTCATGAATTTGGTCATTCCTTGGGGCTCTCTCACTCCAATGATCAAACAGCCTTGATGTTCCCGAATTACGTCTCCATGGATCCCAGCAAATACCCACTGTCTCAGGATGATATCAATGGAATTCAATCCATCTATG GAGGTCTACCTAAGGCACCTGCCAAACCACGGAGGCCCATGGTACCTCATGCCTGTGACCCTGGCTTGACTTTTGATGCTATCACCACCTTCCGCAGAGAAGTAATGTTCTTTAAAGGCAG GCACTTATGGAGGATCTATTATGATATCGACAATGTTGAGTTTGAATTAATTGCTTCGTTTTGGCCATCACTACCAGCTGATCTTCAAGCTGCATATGAGAACCCCAAAGATAAGATTCTGGTTTTTAAAG ATAAAAACTTCTGGGCAATCAGAGGGTATGCTGTCTTGCCAGATTATCCCAAGTCCATTCATACACTTGGCTTTCCAAGACATGTGAAGAAAATTGATGCAGCTGTCTGTGACCAAAGCACCAAAAAAACCTACTTCTTTGTGGGCATTTGGTGCTGGAG GTACGATGAGATGACCCAAACCATGGACAGAGGGTACCCACAGAGAGTGGTAAAACACTTTCCAGGAGTTGGTCTCCGTATTGGTGCTGCTTTCCAGCGTAATG ggttcttctatttcttccgtgGATCAAAGCAATTTGAATATGACATTAAAGCAAAGAACATAACCCGAATAATGAGACCCAATACTTGGTTCAAGTGCAAAGAACCATTAGACTCATCATTTGATATTAgtatcaaggagcaagcacattcAGGAGGAGTAAAGATATCATATGATAAAAGATTAAGCTtgcttattttcattatttttcatctgctgagaaaaatatataattattga